The proteins below are encoded in one region of Segatella copri:
- the asnA gene encoding aspartate--ammonia ligase translates to MSNLIKPEGYKALLDMRQTEMGIKMIKEFFQQNLSTELRLRRVTAPLFVLKGLGINDDLNGVERPVSFPIKDLGEAQAEVVHSLAKWKRLTLAEYEIEPAYGVYTDMNAIRADEELDNLHSLYVDQWDWEAVITKEDRTIAFLENIVRRIYGAILRTEFLACEHYPQLKPFLPKEIHFIHAQDLLDMYPDLSPKEREDEICKKYGAVFVEGIGGKLSDGKKHDGRAPDYDDWSTVAENGKMGLNGDILIWYPVLGRSFELSSMGIRVDKESLLRQLKLEGKEDREKLYFHQQLLNDKLPLSIGGGIGQSRLCMVLLHKAHIGEIQASIWPEEMRKEAEEAGMNLI, encoded by the coding sequence ATGAGCAATTTGATAAAACCTGAAGGGTACAAGGCGCTGCTGGATATGCGCCAGACCGAAATGGGTATTAAAATGATAAAAGAATTCTTCCAGCAAAACCTGAGCACCGAGCTCCGTCTGCGTCGTGTTACCGCTCCGCTCTTCGTATTGAAGGGTCTTGGTATCAATGATGACCTGAACGGCGTAGAGCGCCCTGTAAGTTTCCCTATCAAGGATTTGGGCGAAGCCCAGGCTGAGGTGGTTCATTCTCTTGCCAAGTGGAAGCGACTGACGCTTGCCGAGTATGAGATTGAGCCTGCTTATGGCGTATATACAGATATGAACGCCATCCGTGCTGACGAGGAGCTGGATAATCTTCATTCGCTCTATGTTGACCAGTGGGACTGGGAGGCTGTGATTACCAAGGAAGACCGTACCATCGCCTTCCTCGAGAATATCGTGCGCCGCATCTATGGTGCCATCTTGCGTACCGAGTTCCTGGCTTGCGAGCATTATCCTCAGCTGAAGCCTTTCCTGCCTAAGGAAATTCATTTCATTCATGCGCAGGATTTGCTCGATATGTATCCAGACCTTTCTCCTAAGGAGCGTGAGGATGAAATCTGCAAGAAGTATGGCGCTGTATTTGTAGAGGGCATCGGAGGCAAGTTGAGCGATGGCAAGAAGCATGATGGCCGAGCTCCTGACTATGATGACTGGAGCACCGTGGCTGAGAACGGCAAGATGGGACTGAATGGTGATATCCTCATCTGGTATCCTGTTCTGGGTCGCAGTTTCGAGCTCAGTTCTATGGGTATCCGTGTCGATAAGGAGAGTCTGCTGCGTCAGCTTAAGCTGGAGGGCAAGGAGGATAGAGAGAAGCTTTATTTCCATCAGCAGCTCCTGAACGACAAGTTGCCTCTGAGCATTGGTGGCGGTATCGGTCAGAGCCGTCTGTGCATGGTATTGCTTCATAAGGCTCACATTGGTGAGATCCAGGCTAGCATCTGGCCTGAGGAGATGCGCAAGGAGGCTGAGGAAGCGGGCATGAACCTCATTTAA
- the pepT gene encoding peptidase T, producing MDLVERFINYTKFDTQSSEESTSVPSTAKQLEFAKYLKKELEDEGLSDVEMDDMGYIYATLKSNTKKKTPTIGFISHMDTSPDASGKDVKARVIKNYDGNDIELSPGIISSVETFPELKAHKGEDIIVTDGTTLLGADDKAGIAEIVQAMCYLRDHDEIKHGDIRVGFNPDEEIGMGAHHFDVEKFGCDWAYTVDGGDLGDLEYENFNAAGAKIVIKGVSVHTGYAKGKMVNASRLAVEFQNMIPENETPEQTEGYQGFYHLIGIESRCEEAKLSYIIRDHDRNKFESRKDFIEDCVNKMNEKYGDGTVKAVIYDQYYNMKEKIDPNMHVIDIVLRAMQESGVPPRVEPIRGGTDGAQLSFKGLPCPNIFAGGVNFHGPHEFVSIQVMEKVVKTIVKIAEITEEFND from the coding sequence ATGGATTTAGTAGAACGATTTATAAACTATACGAAATTCGACACACAGTCGAGCGAAGAATCGACCAGCGTGCCTAGTACGGCAAAACAGCTCGAATTTGCCAAGTACCTGAAGAAGGAACTTGAGGACGAAGGACTGAGCGATGTCGAAATGGATGACATGGGCTATATCTATGCCACTCTGAAGAGCAATACCAAGAAAAAGACTCCTACCATCGGATTTATTTCACACATGGATACATCGCCTGATGCCAGCGGAAAGGATGTAAAGGCGCGCGTCATCAAGAACTATGACGGCAACGACATCGAGCTGAGCCCGGGCATCATTTCAAGCGTTGAGACTTTCCCAGAACTGAAGGCTCACAAGGGAGAGGATATCATCGTGACAGACGGTACTACCCTGCTGGGTGCTGACGACAAGGCGGGCATCGCTGAAATCGTACAGGCTATGTGCTATCTGCGCGACCACGACGAAATCAAGCACGGAGATATCCGAGTAGGTTTCAATCCTGACGAGGAAATCGGTATGGGTGCGCATCATTTCGATGTAGAGAAGTTTGGCTGCGACTGGGCGTACACCGTAGATGGCGGCGACCTGGGCGACCTGGAATATGAGAACTTCAATGCTGCCGGAGCTAAGATCGTCATCAAGGGCGTGAGCGTTCATACAGGCTATGCCAAGGGAAAGATGGTGAATGCAAGCCGACTGGCTGTGGAATTTCAGAACATGATTCCTGAGAACGAGACTCCTGAGCAGACTGAAGGCTACCAGGGTTTCTACCACCTCATCGGCATCGAGAGCCGCTGCGAGGAGGCAAAACTCAGCTACATCATCCGAGATCACGACCGCAACAAGTTTGAAAGCCGCAAGGATTTCATCGAGGACTGCGTGAACAAGATGAACGAGAAGTATGGCGACGGAACCGTAAAGGCGGTTATCTACGACCAGTACTATAACATGAAGGAGAAGATTGATCCTAACATGCACGTCATTGACATCGTGCTCAGAGCGATGCAGGAGAGCGGCGTTCCACCTCGCGTAGAACCTATCCGCGGCGGTACCGACGGAGCCCAGCTGAGCTTCAAGGGTCTGCCTTGTCCTAACATCTTCGCCGGCGGTGTCAACTTCCACGGCCCTCATGAGTTTGTGAGCATCCAGGTAATGGAGAAGGTAGTGAAGACCATCGTGAAAATAGCGGAAATCACAGAAGAATTTAATGACTAA
- a CDS encoding cation:proton antiporter: MAEIPFLVKDLALILMVAGIVTLIFKRLKQPLVLGYIMAGFLVSPHMSYTMSVVDETDIQTWADIGVIFTLFSLGLDFSFKKIVKMGASPIIATVVIVFCMMMLGISVGHSFGWGRMDCIFLGGMLAMSSTTIIYKAFDDMRLRTQKFASMVMSVLILEDILAIVMMVMLSAIASGSSPDGGQMLASIVKIGFFLGVWFIVGIFAIPWFLRSVRKLINAETLLIVSLGLCCGMAVLSTKVGFSSAFGAFVMGSILAETIEAEKIIKLVEPVKNLFGAIFFVSVGMLVDPKILVEYAVPILALVGTILVGQAIFGTFGFMLGGESLKSAMRCGFSMAQIGEFSFIIASLGLSLGVISKFLYPVVVAVSVITTFLTPYMIRLATPTYQVMEKHLPDKLIHILNHFAMSHPQTQQQSKWKSLIRQMLVNTTAYSILSAAVIALMFTFVLPLMRNLLPGWHLHWYANAITGLLTVLFISPFLRAIVMKKNHSAEWKRLWVESSINRVPLLFTVFVRFMIALAFIFYIINFLSRFTNALIVCIGAAVVMLMITSRHIKKRSIVMERVFVHNLRSRDIAAQVNGEKRPLYEGRLLDRDIHISEFEVPEDSSWTGKSLRELHLRQRFGVDLSSIHRGSHRLNIPNGDMIIFPGDKLQVIGNDDQLQKFNTALQSDLLPEEAEIEKREMKLSQLIISGGSEFLGKTLIESGIRDKYNCMVVGLEEGRENLTHVSPTRVFKKGDIIWIVGEEADLKRIKN, encoded by the coding sequence ATGGCTGAAATTCCATTTTTAGTAAAAGACCTCGCCCTTATCCTGATGGTAGCAGGCATCGTAACCCTCATCTTCAAGAGGCTCAAGCAGCCGCTGGTGCTGGGATACATCATGGCGGGATTCCTGGTTTCGCCACACATGTCCTACACCATGTCGGTAGTCGACGAGACGGATATCCAGACCTGGGCCGACATCGGTGTCATCTTCACCCTCTTCTCGCTCGGTCTCGACTTCTCGTTCAAGAAAATCGTGAAGATGGGTGCCTCTCCCATCATCGCCACCGTGGTCATCGTGTTCTGCATGATGATGCTGGGCATCAGCGTAGGCCACAGTTTCGGCTGGGGCAGGATGGACTGCATCTTCCTGGGCGGTATGCTCGCCATGAGCTCCACCACTATTATATATAAGGCATTCGATGATATGCGGCTGCGCACCCAGAAGTTTGCCTCGATGGTGATGAGCGTGCTGATACTGGAAGATATCCTGGCTATCGTGATGATGGTGATGCTGTCGGCGATAGCGAGCGGGAGCAGTCCCGACGGCGGGCAGATGCTTGCCTCTATCGTGAAGATAGGCTTCTTCCTGGGCGTGTGGTTTATCGTGGGTATCTTCGCCATTCCGTGGTTCCTGCGTTCGGTGAGGAAACTTATCAATGCCGAAACCCTGCTCATCGTTTCGCTGGGTCTGTGCTGCGGCATGGCGGTACTGAGCACCAAGGTGGGGTTCAGCAGCGCCTTCGGAGCCTTCGTCATGGGCAGCATACTGGCAGAAACCATTGAGGCAGAAAAGATTATCAAACTCGTAGAACCGGTAAAGAATCTCTTCGGAGCCATCTTCTTCGTATCGGTAGGTATGCTGGTAGACCCGAAGATTCTGGTAGAATATGCCGTTCCTATCCTCGCCCTGGTGGGCACCATCCTGGTAGGTCAGGCGATATTCGGCACCTTCGGATTCATGCTCGGAGGCGAGTCGCTGAAGTCGGCGATGCGCTGCGGTTTCTCGATGGCTCAGATTGGTGAGTTCTCTTTCATCATCGCCTCGCTGGGTCTGTCGCTCGGCGTCATCAGCAAGTTCCTCTATCCGGTAGTGGTAGCAGTGAGCGTCATCACCACCTTCCTTACACCTTATATGATCCGTCTTGCCACACCTACCTATCAGGTGATGGAGAAACATCTGCCCGACAAACTCATCCATATTCTGAACCATTTTGCGATGAGTCATCCCCAGACGCAGCAGCAGAGCAAGTGGAAATCGCTGATCCGCCAGATGCTGGTCAACACCACCGCCTACTCTATCCTCTCGGCAGCCGTCATCGCCCTGATGTTCACCTTCGTGCTGCCGCTGATGCGCAATCTGCTGCCCGGCTGGCATCTCCACTGGTATGCCAACGCCATCACCGGTCTGCTTACCGTACTATTCATCTCACCATTCCTACGCGCCATCGTGATGAAGAAGAACCACAGTGCCGAGTGGAAACGCCTCTGGGTGGAGAGCAGCATCAACCGCGTGCCGCTGCTCTTTACGGTGTTCGTGCGCTTTATGATAGCACTGGCTTTCATCTTCTACATCATCAATTTCCTCTCGCGCTTTACCAATGCGCTGATTGTCTGCATCGGTGCAGCAGTAGTAATGCTGATGATAACCTCCCGCCACATCAAGAAGCGTAGCATCGTGATGGAGCGCGTCTTCGTTCACAACCTCCGCTCGCGCGATATTGCGGCTCAGGTGAATGGCGAAAAGCGGCCGCTCTACGAGGGCAGACTGCTAGACCGGGATATCCACATCAGCGAATTTGAAGTGCCAGAGGACAGCAGTTGGACGGGCAAATCGCTGCGAGAGCTGCATCTGCGCCAGCGGTTCGGTGTAGACCTGAGCAGCATTCACCGCGGCTCTCACCGGCTGAACATCCCGAACGGCGACATGATCATCTTCCCGGGCGACAAACTGCAGGTAATCGGCAACGACGACCAGCTGCAGAAATTCAACACCGCCCTGCAGAGCGACCTGCTGCCTGAGGAGGCTGAAATAGAAAAGCGCGAGATGAAGCTCAGCCAGCTCATCATCAGCGGCGGCAGCGAATTCCTGGGAAAGACGCTGATAGAAAGCGGAATAAGAGATAAATACAACTGTATGGTGGTAGGACTGGAAGAGGGCCGGGAAAATCTGACGCACGTATCCCCTACCCGAGTCTTCAAGAAGGGAGACATCATCTGGATAGTGGGAGAAGAAGCTGATTTGAAGAGAATCAAGAATTAA